A single genomic interval of Xyrauchen texanus isolate HMW12.3.18 chromosome 8, RBS_HiC_50CHRs, whole genome shotgun sequence harbors:
- the samd9l gene encoding sterile alpha motif domain-containing protein 9-like: MEKPEDSPIETWTESVVSDWLRSIEIKETYIEKLHEEEVDGQILLEISEEFLKRETGIKSGPALLIIKKRDELINLQRAQKNKKYVHSHKQTTGKKDHRVTTHDDDTRTEIKEKIKEDYFPVRKTKRDSKPRPFGKEGVDFTYVKNDVLFPESGVIDLINPCHEYKSFAIAATLDRQRLQAKFANEVFAFATGCMNIRSNGTIHFGIMDSREDRDGTKYVHGEIIGVPVEEKDVYTDALDHIEKSFKSDKELVRQCIHPPQFIQVVSSNSNEEHYVVEVDVEPSVSIVRNKVFSVCLPNFNEKANKVHYEKDKIYRRVGSKTEPVDDMNEFYQRVRFRDTQREEAEQRHTFTAPELCQDLGKKLIMLMTNGKKIMDKDKWHILVTNTFLEKDLQRIDFLLNMNMFCVFDFDPDSMVSGLCHEYQKHHAVNLHFLQNYKIPSGLSIREFESHLHLFDQTSWIFCNGRSDFKGNEPPCDEKTWVKTKRTLLKDCVSLICKDILPKGTFQVIFLLTAPVDTPFLNTFYEFVTDMQGHEDITCLAESETNFKKWQTFALQSCDLETVNNSSVVGMKISHINATLQSVQPVSTRSTKRLPIYVKGECCLDTREEEMRRSLEILSVNHCEETSPEFVDSEKDKIEQQFYHGGKVTWMNLWLAEQKYIGEVIQRDAFHEVTKFVKDSPKWGLDQTPISCINIYHHPGSGGSTVARQVLWNNRKDLRCAVVKTSYPAPVVAVDAVWLREYEEKDPQKCLPVLLLFEDCDQEYLYDVKNELEVAVNTKKIARGTLCFIILCCQRCHNPEKMCKKAPLQNVAVTHKLSKREKMQFSAKRQKLEKQFQPEFILTFVLMSEEFESNKIAAYVKKFVTHLLQGIDHASVVTQLVRYVALLNTYVQNSFISRSHCEEVLALSIHVDRFRQHAFETSLSDQAKLVLIHLKDEKSHIECIRIIHPLVAKEILHQLLDDKQQQSDIALDLLNNEALFGHRFGKYDYMRFLRDLFMRRCKIIKGDKHDSFFSPLIEHVVDKECSDKAIELLKEAYKRFDKDAFFAQQLARLNYRHERFEDAEYWAEIAATKMPKNSYILDTRGQVYRWWFTAKCKALDSVEKTPENTIDAVKTALKAIECFKACEEAAISDNETMNNAGFFGVIEVGCSLLKLIASLHVFSNRNYSKFVRYLQTDFVPEEIEKPWEQFHSELKNLRVIMRKALEWISEDLSYFQTDQVTDEEKTSERTILNPRRWLVSKSSVYGQYFCNAYRCNIQSQASLTPLMKQMMIYQHGGGNITTIFSHLTDQKDSDAVSHCLECIISFYPSNPKNANMPQGDIVNYIASHFALSCVSAQSSKLAAFQDLQKLSLHFPNDRQRCLSNALFLLVLLWWPEEHDNDLEKEHKYETVLSAVEHLQRNYDKKLKDIPQRKKRIYTHFFLSNGVGFQKYVHKSKVEQITKQPSVSEKRLKWLSGEVWKMPEISKMLRCVTGWTEDERVYLEGPKTRFRIPALNISSVPHSNENVTFYLGFTLRGPVAYNITVRTQSKLQVRHNEKEHGYSS; this comes from the exons ATGG AAAAGCCAGAGGATTCTCCAATTGAAACATGGACTGAGTCTGTGGTGAGCGACTGGTTAAGGTCAATAGAAATTAAAGAAACATACATTGAAAAACTTCATGAAGAGGAAGTAGATGGTCAAATCCTTCTTGAAATCTCAGAGGAATTTCTGAAAAGAGAGACTGGAATTAAATCTGGGCCAgcacttttaataataaaaaaaagagatgaattaattaatttacaaagagctcagaaaaacaagaaatatgttcattcacacaaacagactACTGGAAAAAAAGACCACAGAGTGACTACACATGATGATGACACAAGAACTGAAATCAAGGAAAAAATTAAAGAAGATTATTttcctgttagaaaaacaaaGAGAGATTCAAAACCAAGACCTTTTGGCAAGGAAGGTGTTGATTTTACATATGTAAAAAATGATGTACTCTTCCCAGAATCAGGGGTTATTGATCTCATTAATCCATGCCATGAGTACAAGTCATTTGCAATTGCAGCAACATTGGACCGCCAAAGACTACAGGCCAAGTTTGCAAACGAAGTGTTCGCATTTGCTACGGGGTGTATGAACATTCGTTCAAATGGCACAATACATTTTGGTATCATGGACAGCAGAGAAGATAGAGATGGCACTAAATATGTACACGGTGAAATCATTGGCGTTCCAGTTGAGGAAAAGGATGTGTATACTGATGCATTAGATCACATCGAAAAGAGTTTCAAGTCAGATAAAGAACTTGTACGACAATGTATTCATCCACCTCAGTTCATTCAAGTAGTTTCTTCAAACAGCAACGAGGAGCACTATGTTGTGGAGGTTGACGTTGAGCCCTCCGTGAGCATAGTGAGGAATAAGGTGTTCTCTGTTTGCCTACCAAACTTCAATGAAAAGGCAAACAAAGTTCATTATGAAAAAGACAAAATTTATCGCAGAGTAGGATCTAAAACAGAACCGGTGGATGACATGAATGAGTTCTACCAACGGGTCAGGTTCAGAGATACTCAGAGAGAGGAGGCAGAGCAAAGGCATACTTTTACAGCCCCAGAACTGTGCCAGGACCTGGGGAAAAAGCTCATCATGCTCATGACAAACGGAAAGAAAATAATGGACAAGGACAAGTGGCACATACTTGTTACAAACACATTTCTGGAGAAGGATCTACAACGCATTGATTTCCTGCTGAACATGAACATGTTCTGTGTGTTTGACTTTGATCCAGATTCCATGGTGTCTGGGTTATGCCACGAATACCAAAAACACCATGCAGTAAACCTCCATTTCCTGCAGAATTACAAAATTCCCAGTGGTTTGAGTATCAGAGAATTTGAAAGTCACTTGCATTTGTTTGATCAAACCAGCTGGATATTTTGCAATGGGCGAAGTGATTTTAAAGGCAATGAGCCTCCCTGTGATGAGAAGACTTGGGTTAAAACAAAAAGAACCCTCCTTAAAGATTGTGTGTCATTGATCTGCAAAGATATCTTGCCCAAAGGAACCTTTCAAGTGATCTTCCTTCTCACTGCCCCGGTTGACACACCTTTCCTAAACACTTTCTACGAGTTCGTCACTGACATGCAAGGACATGAAGACATCACCTGCCTTGCAGAATCAGAAACAAACTTTAAGAAATGGCAGACCTTTGCTTTACAATCCTGTGACCTGGAGACAGTGAACAATTCCAGTGTTGTGGGTATGAAAATAAGTCACATAAATGCAACCCTTCAAAGTGTCCAGCCTGTCAGTACTCGGTCCACAAAGAGGTTACCAATCTATGTTAAAGGGGAGTGCTGTCTTGACACACGAGAGGAGGAAATGAGACGTTCACTGGAGATTTTGAGTGTCAACCACTGTGAAGAAACTAGTCCTGAATTTGTTGACTCTGAGAAAGACAAGATAGAGCAGCAGTTTTACCATGGAGGCAAAGTAACTTGGATGAACCTCTGGCTTGCAGAACAAAAATACATTGGGGAGGTTATTCAAAGAGATGCCTTTCATGAAGTCACCAAATTTGTGAAAGATTCTCCCAAATGGGGTTTGGACCAGACTCCCATCAGCTGCATCAACATATACCATCATCCTGGCAGTGGTGGTAGTACAGTGGCTAGGCAGGTACTATGGAACAACAGAAAGGACTTGAGGTGTGCAGTTGTGAAAACGTCCTACCCAGCACCTGTTGTTGCAGTAGATGCTGTTTGGCTTCGTGAGTACGAAGAAAAAGATCCCCAAAAATGCCTCCCGGTGCTCTTGCTATTTGAAGACTGTGATCAAGAGTACTTATACGATGTAAAGAATGAACTGGAAGTGGCTGTCAATACCAAGAAAATTGCACGTGGAACCCTGTGCTTCATTATACTGTGCTGTCAACGATGCCACAATCCTGAGAAAATGTGCAAGAAAGCACCTCTACAGAATGTTGCTGTAACTCATAAACTTTCAAAGCGAGAGAAAATGCAATTTTCAGCAAAACGGCAAAAGCTTGAAAAACAATTCCAGCCAGAATTTATTCTGACATTTGTCCTGATGAGTGAGGAATTTGAGAGCAACAAAATTGCAGCATATGTTAAAAAGTTTGTCACACATTTACTGCAAGGCATTGATCACGCATCTGTTGTTACTCAGCTTGTGCGGTACGTGGCATTACTCAACACTTACGTGCAAAACTCTTTTATCTCTCGTTCACATTGCGAAGAGGTGTTGGCGCTGTCCATCCATGTGGATAGATTTCGACAACATGCCTTTGAGACATCTCTTAGTGATCAAGCTAAATTGGTATTGATACACTTGAAAGATGAAAAGTCCCACATTGAGTGTATCAGAATCATTCACCCACTGGTTGCCAAAGAAATCCTCCACCAACTTTTGGATGACAAACAGCAACAAAGTGATATTGCGTTGGATCTTCTTAACAATGAGGCGCTTTTTGGGCACAGATTTGGTAAATATGATTACATGAGGTTTTTGCGAGATCTGTTCATGAGACGCTGCAAAATCATCAAAGGTGATAAGCATGACAGCTTCTTCTCCCCCCTCATTGAGCATGTGGTAGACAAAGAGTGTTCAGATAAAGCTATTGAGCTTCTCAAAGAGGCTTACAAAAGATTTGACAAGGATGCATTTTTTGCTCAACAACTTGCTCGTCTCAATTACAGACATGAAAGATTCGAAGATGCAGAGTATTGGGCAGAAATTGCAGCAACAAAAATGCCAAAGAATTCCTACATCCTTGATACCAGAGGCCAGGTGTACAGATGGTGGTTCACAGCAAAATGCAAAGCCTTGGACAGTGTTGAGAAAACTCCTGAAAACACAATAGATGCTGTCAAAACTGCTCTAAAAGCTATTGAATGCTTTAAGGCATGTGAGGAGGCAGCGATTTCAGACAATGAGACAATGAACAACGCTGGGTTTTTTGGAGTCATCGAAGTGGGATGCAGCTTGCTAAAGCTAATTGCCTCTCTTCACGTGTTCTCAAACAGAAATTATTCAAAATTTGTAAGATACCTGCAAACAGACTTTGTCCCTGAAGAGATTGAAAAACCATGGGAACAGTTTCATAGTGAGCTGAAAAACCTTCGAGTCATAATGCGGAAGGCTTTGGAATGGATTTCTGAAGACTTGAGCTACTTCCAGACTGACCAGGTCACAGATGAGGAGAAGACCTCTGAGAGGACCATACTGAATCCCAGGCGCTGGCTAGTTAGTAAGTCTTCTGTTTATGGCCAATATTTCTGCAATGCTTACCGTTGCAATATCCAAAGCCAAGCCAGCTTAACTCCTCTCATGAAACAGATGATGATTTATCAACATGGTGGTGGAAACATTACTACCATTTTTTCCCACCTAACAGACCAGAAAGACAGTGATGCTGTCAGTCACTGCCTGGAGTGCATTATTTCATTTTACCCAAGCAATCCTAAGAATGCAAATATGCCACAGGGTGACATTGTCAACTACATAGCATCACACTTTGCCTTAAGTTGCGTCTCGGCTCAATCTTCTAAGTTAGCTGCATTCCAGGATCTACAGAAGCTGAGTCTCCATTTTCCTAATGACAGACAGAGATGCTTGTCCAATGCTCTTTTCTTACTCGTCTTACTTTGGTGGCCAGAAGAGCATGACAATGACTTGGAGAAAGAACACAAGTATGAAACTGTTCTCTCTGCTGTTGAACACCTCCAGAGAAACTACGACAAGAAATTGAAGGATATCCCGCAAAGGAAAAAAAGAATATACACTCATTTCTTCCTGAGCAATGGGGTTGGATTTCAAAAATATGTCCACAAGAGCAAGGTTGAACAGATCACAAAGCAACCCTCCGTTTCAGAGAAACGGCTGAAGTGGTTAAGTGGAGAAGTTTGGAAAATGCCAGAAATTTCTAAAATGCTCAGATGTGTCACAGGCTGGACAGAGGATGAAAGAGTATATCTAGAGGGTCCCAAAACAAGGTTTCGCATCCCAGCTCTTAATATATCCTCAGTACCCCACAGCAATGAGAATGTCACCTTTTACTTGGGCTTCACTCTGAGAGGACCGGTTGCATACAACATTACAGTAAGAACACAGTCAAAGCTGCAAGTACGCCATAATGAGAAAGAACATGGTTACAGTTCTTAG